In Fibrobacter sp. UWB15, the following proteins share a genomic window:
- a CDS encoding LptF/LptG family permease, whose product MILVRYVLKELIGPFLAALFGITFLFVVDFLVKILDNVLSKGLPASTVLEIFALNLAWMLSLSIPMAVLVASLMAFGRLSGDQEITACKAAGVSPLSLMRPVLLVSMLISVLMVVFNNWVLPEANHRSVELMNAVSRKKPHVFIDAGRLITQFPDVQLWVNRIDPVTGTLYGIQIFEMEKKGAPRIVYADSATMEYEDNGATLMLRLRSGETHMTDADNPENYFRIRYFSQDLAMKNVDDRLERRSRSYRSDREMPIEMMNEVVEDAEKRYGEYRSQALEKRLNTLVELRSHILGDSIVPESVESGTKIDSIQRRRSLQRLRVQEIAALRTTERLYGRMESELKRKAQYTVEIHKKYSTGFACFIFILIGAPLGIMARKGGIGTGILYSLAFFVIYWICLIGGENMADRLLIDPVLAMWASNIIIGTFGIFITIAMVRDRFSGDSRFFRVLRAIGGFFKKIFGIFTRRIG is encoded by the coding sequence ATGATTTTAGTCCGCTACGTGTTGAAAGAGCTCATCGGTCCCTTTTTGGCCGCTCTTTTTGGGATCACGTTCCTGTTCGTGGTGGATTTTCTCGTCAAAATTCTTGATAATGTGCTGTCGAAGGGGCTTCCCGCCTCGACTGTTCTTGAAATATTCGCGTTGAATCTGGCGTGGATGCTTTCGCTTTCGATTCCGATGGCGGTCCTTGTGGCAAGCCTCATGGCCTTCGGTAGGCTTTCGGGTGACCAGGAAATCACGGCCTGCAAGGCGGCTGGTGTATCGCCGCTTTCGCTCATGCGTCCGGTGCTTCTTGTGTCGATGCTGATTTCGGTACTGATGGTGGTGTTCAATAACTGGGTGCTTCCCGAAGCGAACCACCGCTCCGTAGAACTGATGAATGCGGTGTCCCGCAAAAAGCCCCACGTGTTCATCGATGCGGGTCGGCTTATTACGCAGTTCCCCGATGTTCAGCTGTGGGTGAACCGTATCGATCCTGTAACGGGAACTTTGTACGGAATTCAGATTTTTGAAATGGAAAAGAAGGGGGCGCCCCGTATCGTCTATGCCGACAGTGCGACCATGGAATACGAAGACAATGGGGCGACCCTCATGCTTCGCCTGCGTAGTGGTGAAACCCACATGACCGATGCGGACAATCCAGAAAACTATTTCCGCATCCGCTATTTCTCGCAAGATCTTGCCATGAAGAATGTGGATGACCGCTTGGAACGTCGCAGCCGCAGTTACCGTAGCGACCGCGAAATGCCGATCGAGATGATGAACGAGGTGGTCGAAGATGCCGAAAAACGCTACGGCGAATATAGGAGCCAAGCTCTTGAAAAACGTCTGAACACGCTTGTCGAATTGCGGTCGCATATCTTGGGGGACTCGATTGTTCCCGAATCGGTGGAAAGCGGAACCAAGATTGATTCTATCCAGCGCAGGCGGTCCTTGCAGCGACTCCGCGTGCAGGAAATTGCGGCACTCCGTACTACCGAAAGATTGTACGGCAGAATGGAATCGGAACTCAAGCGCAAGGCGCAGTACACGGTAGAAATCCACAAGAAGTACAGTACCGGTTTCGCTTGCTTTATCTTTATCTTGATTGGCGCTCCTCTCGGTATTATGGCTCGCAAGGGCGGTATCGGTACAGGTATTCTTTATAGCCTGGCCTTCTTTGTTATTTACTGGATTTGTTTGATTGGCGGCGAAAACATGGCCGACAGGCTCCTGATCGATCCGGTCCTTGCCATGTGGGCGTCGAACATTATCATTGGCACCTTTGGCATTTTCATTACGATTGCGATGGTGCGAGACCGTTTCTCGGGTGATTCCAGGTTCTTCAGGGTGCTGCGAGCCATTGGCGGATTCTTCAAGAAAATTTTTGGCATCTTTACTAGGAGGATCGGATGA
- a CDS encoding rhomboid family intramembrane serine protease, protein MPRFMSPMRPRYMRSPADIPKEGLQVQSITATPEAPKNVASINAAANEDSHEPQEPEYPEIVCVSEGTFRQIRDDSLVLLSQGISHRLLRSIEGPFLIFVLPEHEEFARLQLALYRKENPPKEENPPIPLSFSLQPLWVLLAPTIATLIDFTDKVNLHSHGISDAGKVLKGEWWRTLTAQTLHGDVRHLASNLICGYIVMNMITFRIPLLRLAPFIAIASAIANLCVSLTVQTNFRSLGFSTFVFAAIGCLSVIEFRLMPKETHGLLRRFAPLFGAASLAVFLGLGENADILGHAYGFIAGLFCGFIPSKKALRWGTPLSTIDGIGLLLYYAFYIVAWKMAMA, encoded by the coding sequence ATGCCACGATTCATGTCGCCCATGCGCCCCCGATACATGCGTTCTCCAGCGGACATTCCCAAAGAAGGCCTGCAGGTACAATCCATAACGGCGACACCCGAGGCTCCGAAAAACGTCGCATCCATAAATGCAGCCGCAAACGAGGATTCGCACGAACCGCAAGAACCTGAATATCCTGAAATTGTCTGCGTGTCCGAAGGTACGTTCCGCCAGATTCGCGATGACAGCCTGGTACTCCTTTCGCAAGGAATTTCTCACCGACTGTTGCGCAGTATCGAAGGCCCGTTTCTGATTTTCGTCTTGCCCGAACACGAAGAGTTTGCACGCCTACAGCTCGCCCTTTACCGCAAAGAGAATCCTCCCAAAGAAGAAAACCCGCCGATTCCCTTGAGCTTTAGCCTGCAGCCCCTATGGGTTTTACTTGCACCGACTATCGCCACGTTGATTGATTTTACAGACAAAGTAAATCTTCATTCACACGGAATCTCGGATGCCGGCAAGGTCCTTAAAGGAGAATGGTGGCGTACCCTCACGGCACAGACCTTGCACGGCGACGTAAGACACTTGGCTTCGAATTTAATTTGCGGCTACATCGTGATGAACATGATTACCTTCCGCATTCCGCTGCTGCGGCTTGCGCCGTTTATCGCGATTGCGTCTGCAATCGCGAACCTGTGCGTTTCATTGACGGTGCAGACGAACTTTCGCTCGCTCGGGTTTTCAACATTCGTATTCGCTGCCATCGGCTGCCTCTCGGTGATTGAATTCAGGCTTATGCCCAAAGAAACCCACGGTCTGCTCCGGCGTTTCGCACCGCTTTTCGGCGCAGCATCGCTTGCCGTATTCCTCGGACTCGGTGAAAACGCCGACATTCTCGGTCACGCCTACGGCTTTATTGCAGGACTCTTCTGCGGGTTCATACCCAGCAAAAAGGCGCTCCGCTGGGGGACGCCGCTTTCTACCATCGACGGAATCGGCCTGTTGCTTTACTACGCGTTCTACATTGTCGCGTGGAAAATGGCGATGGCATAA
- a CDS encoding tol-pal system YbgF family protein translates to MANESNTNNSEIKEFFVAHGSKVIAALVVVMVIVVGVVQFRDYRKAAAAEQAELLGPGMTLLYADQKDSAFVEFESKINSGKLSGVALAKAALYAGNIKYQAGDFDAAAVFFQKSLDNAGSVALVRSAAMHGLASVKIEKADYSAAAGLLEKYIAEFAKRTGDKEDRYQKDEPVDEVPMVADAMWKLTLVYEQLGAADKAKQTAERILTVYGDNQAYADKAKKFLNI, encoded by the coding sequence ATGGCTAACGAATCGAATACCAACAATTCTGAAATTAAGGAATTTTTTGTCGCACATGGCTCCAAGGTCATTGCAGCCCTCGTGGTGGTGATGGTTATTGTGGTGGGCGTGGTGCAGTTCCGTGACTATCGTAAGGCTGCCGCAGCTGAACAGGCCGAACTTCTCGGACCGGGCATGACGCTCCTTTATGCAGATCAGAAGGACTCTGCCTTCGTGGAATTCGAATCCAAGATTAATTCCGGCAAACTTTCTGGTGTGGCACTGGCCAAGGCTGCTCTCTATGCTGGTAATATCAAGTACCAGGCTGGCGACTTTGATGCCGCTGCAGTGTTCTTCCAGAAGAGCCTCGATAACGCTGGCTCTGTGGCTCTGGTCCGTTCGGCTGCCATGCACGGTCTTGCCTCTGTGAAGATTGAAAAAGCGGACTATTCTGCCGCTGCTGGTCTCCTTGAAAAGTACATTGCTGAATTTGCCAAGCGTACGGGCGATAAGGAAGACCGTTACCAAAAGGACGAACCGGTGGACGAGGTCCCGATGGTAGCTGATGCCATGTGGAAGCTCACGCTCGTTTACGAGCAACTTGGTGCTGCCGACAAGGCCAAGCAGACTGCAGAACGCATTCTCACGGTCTACGGTGACAACCAGGCTTATGCTGATAAGGCCAAGAAGTTCTTGAACATCTAG
- a CDS encoding LptF/LptG family permease gives MKFSRYMMWNFMKMFLIVLLGAILMFAVIDFVGNIKTWLARDTKDAVDYYVSYLPYMLYLISPVALFIAVLASIGNMARHLEMSAMQSSGQAPFKTLIPIFLFGVLVSIGSYEMSELWLPDANHKRLETMETNAQKKKNPRIKEKRDFTFIDSERASWFFRHYSGKGRFGRDVVLLLREDGRLVERYDAKIARWIEDAPKDSLDSIARLSSIDPPPGCWQFERGYRREFHKDGTVNVYPIQREKLCDKVTTYPGDLINERQTADEMDSKMVMARINVLRRSGEDTRAMETALQFKRSAHWMNLIVLLIGAALCHRYSRSGGLSQKFGVGLLIVFSYYIVERIGLKMGENGALSPFWAAWISHFVYGGVSVVMLYRSFRL, from the coding sequence ATGAAATTCTCACGGTACATGATGTGGAATTTCATGAAGATGTTCCTGATTGTGTTGCTTGGCGCAATCCTCATGTTTGCGGTCATCGACTTCGTAGGTAACATCAAGACTTGGCTTGCCCGCGACACCAAGGATGCGGTTGATTATTACGTAAGCTACCTGCCTTACATGCTTTACCTGATTTCTCCGGTAGCCTTGTTCATTGCGGTGTTAGCCTCCATTGGCAACATGGCTCGCCATCTTGAAATGAGTGCCATGCAGAGTTCCGGGCAGGCTCCTTTCAAAACCTTGATTCCGATTTTCTTGTTCGGAGTTTTAGTGTCTATCGGTTCGTACGAAATGAGTGAACTTTGGCTCCCTGACGCTAATCATAAGCGTCTCGAGACCATGGAAACCAATGCCCAGAAAAAGAAGAATCCCCGCATCAAGGAAAAACGCGACTTTACCTTTATCGATAGCGAACGGGCCAGCTGGTTCTTTAGGCATTATTCCGGCAAGGGCCGCTTTGGTCGCGACGTGGTTTTGCTCCTTCGCGAAGATGGCCGCCTGGTGGAACGCTACGATGCAAAAATTGCCCGCTGGATCGAAGATGCCCCCAAGGATTCGCTCGATTCTATCGCAAGGCTTTCTAGCATTGACCCGCCGCCGGGCTGTTGGCAGTTTGAACGAGGCTACCGTCGTGAATTCCATAAAGATGGTACGGTTAACGTGTACCCGATTCAGCGTGAAAAGCTGTGCGACAAGGTGACTACCTATCCGGGCGACTTGATTAACGAACGCCAGACTGCCGACGAAATGGATTCCAAGATGGTGATGGCCCGAATCAACGTGCTTAGGCGTTCTGGTGAAGATACCCGTGCCATGGAAACGGCGCTTCAGTTTAAGCGTTCTGCTCATTGGATGAATTTGATTGTACTACTCATCGGTGCAGCCCTTTGTCACCGCTATAGTCGTTCTGGAGGCCTTTCACAGAAGTTCGGGGTTGGCCTATTGATTGTTTTTAGCTATTATATCGTAGAAAGAATTGGTTTGAAGATGGGAGAAAATGGTGCGCTTTCGCCTTTTTGGGCGGCATGGATCAGTCATTTTGTATATGGCGGGGTCTCGGTGGTAATGTTGTACCGTTCCTTCCGTTTATAG
- a CDS encoding DNA repair helicase XPB, with amino-acid sequence MNPNGAIIVQSNMEIMVEVDLPTYEAARDAIAPFTELVKSPEHLHTYKISPLSLWNAAATGLRAKEVLERLESQSRFPIPESVVTEIEDYMSRYGLLRLKKEGDKLIVESDDKYMFTEICNLKEVQPYVLHFIDDLHAEVDPERRGHLKMALTNAGFPVEDLAGYTVGDPLPIHLRETTVGGKPFALRDYQKEAAQVFYASGSEKGGSGVIVLPCGSGKTVIGLATMALVQTKTLILTPNISASRQWIREICDKTDLTLDQVKEYSGEVKEIGPVTVATYQILTQRKRAKKADEKADADIDDLTEEEVKKELANFPLFSQEKWGLMIYDEVHLLPAPVFRLSTEMQATRRLGLTATLVREDHKETEVFSLIGPKKYDIPWRILEAQGWIATADCNEIRIPMEPELKMKYALAPVREKITLASTNPEKTDIVERLLKYFDKPDDRVLIIGQYIDQLEALSEDLQIPLITGKTPNKNREKLYAAFRNGTQKNLMVSKVGNFAIDLPDANVLIQISGTFGSRQEEAQRLGRVLRPKSDGGAAHFYSIVTQDSKEQEFAMNRQLFLTEQGYAYKIIKRGDWDILARTPEELAARG; translated from the coding sequence ATGAATCCGAATGGCGCCATTATTGTTCAGAGTAATATGGAAATCATGGTGGAGGTCGATCTCCCCACTTATGAAGCGGCTCGCGATGCGATTGCACCGTTTACCGAATTGGTCAAGAGCCCAGAACATTTACACACCTACAAGATTAGCCCCCTAAGCCTGTGGAATGCCGCGGCAACCGGGCTCCGTGCGAAAGAAGTGCTCGAACGTCTCGAAAGCCAGAGCCGGTTCCCGATTCCGGAATCCGTGGTGACCGAAATCGAAGACTACATGTCTCGTTACGGATTGCTTCGTCTGAAAAAAGAAGGCGACAAGCTGATTGTAGAATCCGATGACAAGTACATGTTCACCGAAATCTGCAACCTTAAAGAAGTGCAGCCGTACGTGCTTCACTTTATCGATGACTTGCATGCTGAAGTAGATCCGGAACGTCGCGGCCACTTGAAGATGGCGCTTACCAACGCCGGGTTCCCGGTCGAAGACTTGGCCGGCTATACCGTGGGCGATCCGCTTCCGATTCACCTGCGCGAAACGACTGTGGGCGGAAAGCCTTTTGCCCTGCGCGATTACCAGAAAGAAGCTGCCCAGGTGTTCTACGCGAGCGGTTCCGAGAAGGGCGGCTCTGGCGTGATTGTGCTGCCTTGCGGTTCGGGTAAGACGGTGATTGGCCTTGCCACGATGGCTTTGGTACAAACTAAGACTTTGATTTTGACGCCGAACATTTCGGCTAGCCGTCAGTGGATTCGCGAAATTTGCGACAAGACGGACTTGACGCTTGACCAGGTGAAGGAATATTCCGGCGAAGTCAAGGAAATCGGTCCTGTGACGGTGGCGACCTACCAGATTCTGACGCAGCGCAAGCGTGCCAAGAAGGCTGACGAAAAAGCCGATGCCGATATCGACGATTTGACCGAAGAAGAAGTCAAGAAGGAACTTGCCAACTTCCCGCTGTTCAGTCAGGAGAAGTGGGGCCTCATGATTTACGACGAAGTGCACTTGCTGCCGGCTCCGGTGTTCCGCTTGAGTACTGAAATGCAGGCCACTCGCCGCCTGGGCCTTACGGCAACGCTCGTGCGCGAAGACCACAAGGAAACCGAAGTGTTCAGCTTGATTGGCCCGAAAAAGTACGACATTCCGTGGCGTATTCTGGAAGCCCAGGGCTGGATTGCAACTGCCGACTGTAACGAAATCCGCATTCCGATGGAACCGGAACTCAAGATGAAGTATGCGCTTGCGCCTGTCCGCGAAAAGATTACGCTGGCATCTACAAATCCCGAAAAGACGGACATCGTAGAACGCCTGCTCAAGTACTTCGACAAGCCCGATGACCGCGTGCTGATCATTGGCCAGTACATCGACCAGCTCGAAGCCCTTTCCGAAGATTTGCAGATTCCGCTGATTACGGGTAAGACGCCGAACAAGAACCGCGAAAAGCTTTATGCCGCCTTCCGTAACGGAACGCAGAAGAACTTGATGGTTTCGAAGGTGGGTAACTTCGCTATTGACTTGCCCGATGCCAACGTGCTGATTCAGATTTCGGGTACCTTCGGTAGCCGACAGGAAGAAGCCCAGCGCCTCGGTCGCGTGCTCCGCCCGAAGAGCGACGGTGGCGCGGCGCATTTCTACAGCATCGTGACGCAGGATTCCAAGGAACAGGAATTCGCCATGAACCGCCAGCTGTTCCTTACCGAACAAGGTTACGCCTACAAGATTATCAAGCGCGGCGACTGGGATATTCTAGCCCGTACGCCAGAAGAATTAGCCGCTCGAGGGTAG
- a CDS encoding YebC/PmpR family DNA-binding transcriptional regulator has translation MSGHSKWATTKRKKAKTDVARAKAWNKLIKEISIAAKLGGGNPDANPRLRAAILKSKSQSLPTKNIESAIAKGTGANSGTEMTEPLYEGRGPAGIAIMVQCLTDNKVRTVAEIRNIFNKNNGAMGESGSVSWAFTYKGVIIVDAEKYPEDQVMDLVLEAGAEDMSTEDGVHEISTSPEAFDAVSKALEAAGIEMMSAEITYVANDPVKLGHEDAQKLLKLIDKFEDHDDVQDVYHNAEIDEADMDAE, from the coding sequence ATGTCAGGTCACTCCAAATGGGCCACCACCAAACGTAAGAAAGCCAAGACTGACGTTGCTCGCGCCAAGGCTTGGAACAAGCTGATCAAGGAAATCTCCATTGCTGCTAAGCTCGGCGGCGGAAACCCCGACGCAAACCCCCGTCTGCGTGCGGCAATCCTCAAGTCCAAGAGCCAGAGCTTGCCGACCAAGAATATCGAAAGCGCCATTGCCAAGGGTACGGGTGCTAACTCCGGTACCGAAATGACGGAACCGCTGTACGAAGGTCGCGGCCCGGCCGGCATTGCCATCATGGTGCAGTGCCTGACCGACAACAAGGTCCGTACCGTTGCCGAAATTCGCAACATCTTCAACAAGAACAACGGCGCCATGGGTGAATCCGGTTCCGTGTCTTGGGCATTCACCTACAAGGGTGTGATTATCGTTGACGCAGAAAAGTATCCGGAAGACCAGGTCATGGACCTCGTGCTCGAAGCTGGTGCCGAAGATATGAGCACCGAAGACGGTGTGCATGAAATTTCCACCTCTCCGGAAGCCTTTGATGCCGTTTCCAAGGCTCTCGAAGCTGCCGGTATCGAAATGATGAGTGCTGAAATCACCTACGTCGCCAACGACCCGGTGAAGCTCGGTCACGAAGATGCCCAGAAGCTCCTCAAGCTCATCGACAAGTTCGAAGACCACGACGACGTCCAGGACGTTTACCACAACGCCGAAATCGACGAAGCCGATATGGACGCTGAGTAG
- a CDS encoding outer membrane protein assembly factor BamD, which produces MNLFKNIPLFLCILAETAFLVGCSSSGKSKMKHTEWCRIRFEGAEELFKKEKYGRATDRLEEILSTCAGTGYMEQAQFLMAESYFNMEEWIDARGEYGSFILNFPGSPFIETAEFRKAISSFNMEFRVSRDEANTTIAMKDFERYLSNYPDSPLRDSVNYYYNLLVERLAEKEFQTARLYLRMDKYQAAVIYFKEFLETYPNSKRRTEALFMIAQAYNELDQFETAKLYLNIARNEANPDDKKIQKQIAKTEKKIDKAEIAFAKRMKKDSQKKRFFKEDREMQN; this is translated from the coding sequence ATGAACCTGTTCAAGAATATTCCCTTATTCCTTTGTATTTTAGCTGAAACTGCATTTTTGGTAGGTTGTTCTTCTAGCGGCAAATCCAAGATGAAACACACTGAGTGGTGCCGTATTCGCTTTGAAGGTGCAGAGGAACTTTTCAAGAAAGAAAAATATGGCCGCGCCACAGACAGACTGGAGGAAATTCTTTCGACTTGCGCCGGCACGGGCTATATGGAACAGGCTCAGTTCTTGATGGCCGAAAGCTATTTCAACATGGAAGAATGGATTGACGCCCGCGGTGAATACGGAAGCTTTATCTTGAACTTCCCGGGTTCGCCCTTTATCGAGACAGCCGAATTCCGTAAGGCCATATCGTCGTTCAACATGGAATTCCGTGTGAGCCGTGACGAGGCGAACACTACCATCGCCATGAAGGACTTCGAACGCTACCTGTCCAACTACCCCGATTCTCCGCTTCGCGATTCGGTAAACTACTACTACAACCTGCTTGTTGAACGCTTGGCCGAAAAGGAATTCCAGACCGCAAGACTTTACCTGCGCATGGACAAGTACCAGGCTGCAGTGATTTATTTCAAGGAATTCCTGGAAACCTACCCCAACAGTAAGCGCCGCACCGAAGCATTGTTCATGATTGCCCAGGCCTATAACGAACTGGACCAATTTGAAACCGCCAAGCTTTACTTGAACATCGCCCGCAACGAAGCGAACCCCGACGACAAAAAAATTCAAAAGCAGATTGCAAAGACCGAAAAGAAAATCGACAAGGCCGAAATCGCTTTTGCCAAACGCATGAAAAAGGATTCTCAGAAGAAGCGTTTCTTTAAGGAAGACCGCGAAATGCAGAACTAA
- a CDS encoding sensor domain-containing diguanylate cyclase, translating into MSVAEILFVVAGLLLGLAFQGGMFLFLIPFAVVAFVLACMNRPRLAGPNSQQPPTAPIPTIFKKRSTTNTPIITPTLQNEFSNAPKGMANEPEAALKVSQVWARANADINRSMTDMLLALKIVVPHVNSVIVFTQMENQREWGIRNFANDKEISVNLRTRITETSGLLGQLFRNNVNRLLEGDLPGAKSVMYYLDNPSIKSMVAVPMIDHASGLRVGALVMDSVYPNAFNDMTANALKFIASAISMLDYKGFYSAQKHIALQQYGGLYSYLRKFFQTMTVKDIYKQIINYVKANMAYDRLTILAMDQGDDMNGRVVFCDGVDSEQFTNKTFTLSDKGVFVLALLRNRPMERSFLPGFKDYLPRLNDSERKNLNLRQILVMPIAAEHDSDTAEIAICLESSSSMPYNDHEKELLKAFAGVAGFAYNRARKYEQGCDQAMRDGHTGLINKKTMFEKLRAEKVRADRSKYSIGLLMMDIDHFKHVNDTYGHPIGDVVIKGIADTISKEIRGEIDIVARFGGEEFVVALIDTNAEGMVDTAERIRKSVEKLVFDVHQAEPLRVTVSVGAFLLTQGFNGDLQKAINNADQALYRAKEGGRNQVVQFQTAEAEPAAV; encoded by the coding sequence ATGTCTGTTGCAGAAATTTTATTCGTGGTCGCGGGCCTTTTGCTTGGCCTCGCATTCCAGGGGGGAATGTTCCTGTTCCTTATTCCCTTTGCCGTTGTCGCGTTCGTACTTGCTTGCATGAACCGCCCGCGCCTTGCCGGCCCGAATTCCCAGCAGCCTCCAACTGCTCCCATTCCGACGATTTTCAAGAAACGTTCGACGACGAACACCCCGATTATTACCCCGACTTTGCAGAACGAATTTTCCAATGCCCCCAAGGGTATGGCTAATGAACCTGAAGCCGCTCTCAAGGTGAGTCAGGTCTGGGCCCGCGCCAATGCCGATATCAACCGTTCCATGACCGACATGCTGCTTGCGCTCAAGATCGTGGTTCCGCATGTGAATTCTGTCATCGTGTTTACGCAGATGGAAAACCAGAGGGAATGGGGTATCCGCAATTTTGCAAATGATAAAGAAATTTCGGTGAACCTCCGCACGCGCATTACCGAAACGTCGGGCCTTTTGGGTCAATTGTTCCGCAACAATGTGAACCGTCTTCTGGAAGGCGACCTTCCGGGGGCGAAGAGCGTGATGTACTATCTCGACAATCCGTCTATCAAGTCGATGGTGGCCGTCCCCATGATCGATCATGCTTCCGGGCTTCGCGTAGGTGCACTTGTAATGGATTCCGTGTACCCGAATGCGTTTAACGACATGACGGCTAATGCGCTCAAGTTTATCGCAAGCGCTATTTCGATGCTGGACTATAAGGGTTTCTACTCGGCACAAAAGCATATTGCCCTGCAGCAGTATGGTGGACTTTACAGTTACCTGCGCAAGTTCTTCCAGACCATGACGGTGAAGGACATTTACAAGCAGATTATCAATTATGTGAAGGCGAATATGGCCTATGACCGCTTGACGATTCTCGCCATGGATCAGGGGGACGACATGAACGGTCGCGTGGTATTCTGTGATGGTGTCGATTCAGAACAGTTTACAAACAAGACCTTTACGCTTTCGGACAAGGGGGTCTTCGTTCTCGCGCTCTTGCGCAACCGTCCCATGGAACGTTCCTTCTTGCCTGGCTTTAAGGACTACCTGCCTCGGTTGAACGATTCTGAACGTAAGAACTTGAACCTGCGCCAGATTCTGGTGATGCCTATTGCAGCCGAACATGATTCCGATACGGCTGAAATTGCGATTTGCCTTGAAAGCAGCAGTTCTATGCCCTATAACGATCACGAGAAGGAATTGCTCAAGGCGTTTGCAGGTGTGGCGGGCTTTGCCTACAATCGCGCCCGCAAGTATGAACAGGGCTGCGACCAGGCCATGCGCGATGGTCATACGGGGCTTATTAACAAGAAGACCATGTTTGAAAAACTCCGTGCCGAAAAGGTTCGCGCCGATCGTAGCAAGTATAGCATAGGTCTCTTGATGATGGATATCGACCACTTCAAGCATGTGAACGATACTTATGGTCACCCGATTGGTGACGTGGTAATCAAGGGAATTGCCGACACCATCAGTAAAGAAATCCGTGGTGAAATCGATATCGTTGCAAGATTTGGCGGTGAAGAATTCGTGGTAGCCTTGATCGATACCAATGCCGAAGGCATGGTGGATACCGCAGAACGAATCCGCAAGTCGGTAGAAAAACTGGTATTCGATGTCCACCAGGCAGAACCTTTGCGTGTCACGGTGAGCGTTGGTGCCTTCTTGCTCACGCAGGGCTTTAATGGCGACCTGCAGAAGGCAATCAACAATGCGGACCAGGCTTTGTACCGTGCCAAGGAAGGTGGCCGTAACCAAGTGGTGCAATTCCAGACTGCCGAAGCCGAACCGGCCGCAGTGTAA